The following coding sequences lie in one Lysobacter capsici genomic window:
- a CDS encoding ankyrin repeat domain-containing protein, giving the protein MSRDKIFDAAREGDIETTRACLDAGADPAALNAYGFTALQTAAMGANTTPVERNLAVLRLLLDAGSPLEYAGQGGRTALYLAAEFAPTTDAVQLLIDAGAQADISDGHGNHILVNAMMEDVVELLSRVTGKPIPEPPPPPPEPVKMTQAQWRAARLRIDAVFAALRPAGVVALHDAGYTQSDGFSDAGEAFLDGGGEAAGLHGVCFYTRQDLNAAKRASRLSLAFWGAPEGADADMLRVGRLVVEAFRDAGFQVQWDETAARRPELDLRT; this is encoded by the coding sequence ATGAGCCGCGACAAGATCTTCGACGCCGCGCGCGAAGGCGACATCGAAACCACCCGCGCCTGCCTCGACGCCGGCGCCGATCCGGCCGCGCTCAACGCCTACGGTTTCACCGCGCTGCAGACCGCGGCGATGGGTGCGAACACGACTCCGGTCGAGCGCAACCTCGCGGTATTGCGCCTGTTGCTCGATGCCGGCAGTCCGCTGGAGTACGCGGGTCAGGGCGGGCGCACCGCGTTGTACCTCGCCGCCGAATTCGCGCCCACCACCGACGCGGTGCAGTTGCTGATCGATGCCGGCGCCCAGGCCGACATCAGCGATGGCCACGGCAACCACATCCTGGTCAACGCGATGATGGAAGACGTAGTCGAGCTGCTGTCGCGCGTGACCGGCAAGCCGATCCCCGAACCGCCGCCGCCGCCGCCCGAGCCGGTCAAGATGACCCAGGCGCAATGGCGCGCGGCCAGGCTGCGGATCGACGCGGTGTTCGCCGCGCTCAGGCCAGCCGGCGTGGTCGCGCTGCACGATGCCGGCTACACCCAGTCGGATGGATTTTCCGATGCCGGCGAAGCCTTTCTCGACGGCGGCGGCGAGGCCGCCGGCCTGCACGGCGTGTGCTTCTACACGCGCCAGGACCTGAACGCCGCCAAGCGCGCCAGCCGTTTGTCGCTGGCGTTCTGGGGCGCGCCGGAAGGCGCCGATGCGGACATGCTGCGGGTCGGCCGGCTCGTCGTCGAAGCCTTTCGCGATGCGGGCTTCCAGGTGCAATGGGACGAAACCGCGGCGCGGCGGCCGGAGCTCGACCTGCGCACCTGA
- a CDS encoding TerC family protein: METIGSPMLWGAFAAFVVVALLVDLVLMRHGGPHKVTFKEAAWWSVGWIALALLFNAGLWWWLREQSGADIGNRIGLEFLTGYLVEKSLAVDNIFVFLMLFSYFAVPEEQRQRVLVIGVLGAIVLRAILIFAGALLLAKFHWILYVFGAFLIFTGIKMLMAAGKSPDLDSNPVLKWMRGHLRLTDDYHDSKLSILRDGKRWYTPLFAVIVLIGVTDVIFAVDSIPAIFAITEDPFIVLTSNVFAVLGLRAMFFLLQGMADRFHLLPYGLALVLVFIGGKMLLIDVYKIPVLVSLIGVAAIIGGSVVLSLMRPAAAKPGDGQGSGAV, encoded by the coding sequence ATGGAAACCATCGGTAGTCCGATGCTGTGGGGCGCGTTCGCCGCCTTCGTCGTTGTCGCGCTGCTCGTCGATCTGGTGCTGATGCGCCACGGCGGGCCGCACAAGGTCACCTTCAAGGAAGCCGCGTGGTGGAGCGTGGGCTGGATCGCGCTCGCGCTGCTGTTCAACGCCGGCCTGTGGTGGTGGTTGCGCGAGCAATCGGGCGCCGACATCGGCAACCGCATCGGCCTGGAATTCCTGACCGGTTACCTCGTCGAGAAATCGCTCGCGGTCGACAACATCTTCGTGTTCCTGATGCTGTTCTCGTACTTCGCCGTGCCCGAGGAACAGCGCCAGCGCGTGCTGGTGATCGGCGTGCTCGGCGCGATCGTGCTGCGCGCGATCCTGATCTTCGCCGGCGCCTTGCTGCTGGCCAAGTTCCACTGGATCTTGTACGTGTTCGGCGCGTTCTTGATCTTCACCGGCATCAAGATGCTGATGGCCGCCGGCAAATCGCCGGATCTGGACAGCAACCCGGTGCTCAAGTGGATGCGCGGGCATCTGCGCCTGACCGACGACTACCACGACAGCAAGCTGTCGATCCTGCGCGACGGCAAGCGCTGGTACACGCCGCTGTTCGCGGTGATCGTGCTGATCGGCGTGACCGACGTGATCTTCGCGGTCGACTCGATCCCGGCGATCTTCGCCATCACCGAAGACCCGTTCATCGTCCTGACCTCGAACGTGTTCGCCGTGCTCGGCCTGCGCGCGATGTTCTTCCTGCTGCAGGGCATGGCCGACCGCTTCCACCTGCTGCCGTACGGCCTAGCGCTGGTGCTGGTGTTCATCGGCGGCAAGATGCTGTTGATCGATGTGTACAAGATCCCGGTGCTGGTCTCGCTGATCGGCGTCGCCGCGATCATCGGCGGCTCGGTGGTGCTGAGCCTGATGCGACCCGCCGCGGCCAAGCCCGGTGACGGACAGGGTTCCGGCGCGGTCTGA
- a CDS encoding DNA alkylation repair protein: MSSSQAYRDGLARYAIPSERAFGVPMGSIQALAKRLGRDHELAAALWGSAWYEARLLASYLDDPAWVTPAQMDRWSRDFDNWAVCDTVCFALFDRSPHAWRKIEQWAPRRDEYVKRAAFALLASKTVHDKQADDALFLHGLELIETHADDERNFVKKAVNWALRSIGKRNRVLHNAAVAVATRLSASEQPAPRWIGKDALRELNSASVLGRLAKRAA, encoded by the coding sequence ATGTCATCGAGCCAGGCCTATCGCGACGGGCTGGCGCGTTACGCGATTCCCAGCGAGCGCGCCTTCGGCGTACCGATGGGTTCGATCCAGGCGCTCGCCAAGCGCCTGGGCCGCGATCACGAACTCGCGGCCGCGCTGTGGGGCAGCGCCTGGTACGAGGCGCGCCTGCTGGCGTCCTACCTCGACGACCCGGCCTGGGTCACGCCGGCGCAGATGGACCGCTGGTCGCGCGATTTCGACAACTGGGCGGTCTGCGACACGGTCTGCTTCGCCCTGTTCGATCGCAGCCCGCATGCGTGGCGCAAGATCGAGCAATGGGCGCCGCGCCGCGACGAATACGTCAAGCGTGCCGCGTTCGCACTGCTCGCCAGCAAGACCGTCCACGACAAGCAGGCCGACGACGCTTTGTTCCTGCACGGCCTGGAACTGATCGAGACCCATGCCGACGATGAGCGCAACTTCGTCAAGAAAGCCGTCAATTGGGCGTTGCGGTCGATCGGCAAGCGCAATCGCGTTCTGCACAACGCCGCGGTCGCGGTCGCCACACGCTTGTCGGCATCCGAGCAACCTGCGCCGCGCTGGATCGGTAAGGACGCGTTACGCGAAC